Genomic segment of Agrobacterium larrymoorei:
TTCGCGCTTTTCGTCTTCCTTCCACGGACGCTGGTGGTCACCCTCGATGATCATGTGCACGCCCTGAACGACGTAACGCTCCGCATCGCCCTTGAATGCGATGATGCCTTTCAGGCGCAGAATGTTCGGGCCATCTGTCTGGGTCACCTTCTGAATCCAGGGGAAAAAGCGCTCCGGGTTCATCTCGCCGCCGCGCAGCGAAACGGACTGGACCGTTACGTCGTGGATCGGGGAGGGGGCGTGGTGGTGGTGATCGTGACCGTGATCGCGGTGATGGTGGTCATGATCATGGTCGTGATGGTGGTGACGATGATGATCGTGATCATGGTGATGATGATCGCAATCCGGGCCACAGACATGATCTTCATGGCCGTGTTCAAGGAAATGCGGATCGTTTTCCAGCGCGCGCTCGAGATTGAAGGCGCCCTGATCCAGCACGCGGGCGAGATCGACGCCCGAACGCTCGGTCTTGTAGATGCGCGCGGAAGGGTTGATGGCACGGACGATGTCTTCGATGCGCGCCAGCTCTTCCGGCGTCACGAGATCGCTCTTGTTGATGACGACGACATCGGCAAAGGCGATCTGATCTTCTGCTTCGCGGCTGTCCTTCAGGCGCAGCGGCAGGTGCTTGGCATCCACCAGCGCCACTACGGCATCGAGTTCGGTCTTGGCGCGAACATCATCATCCATGAAGAAGGTCTGGGCAACGGGAACGGGGTCGGCGAGACCAGTCGTTTCCACGATGATGCCATCGAAACGGCCAGGGCGGCGCATCAGGCCTTCCACCACACGGATCAGGTCTCCGCGCACGGTGCAGCAGACGCAGCCATTGTTCATCTCGTAGATTTCCTCGTCGGACTCCACGATCAGATCGTTGTCGATGCCGATTTCGCCGAATTCATTGACGATGACCGCATATTTCTTGCCGTGGTTTTCGGAGAGAATGCGGTTCAAAAGCGTGGTCTTGCCCGCGCCGAGATAGCCGGTCAGAACGGTAACGGGGATTGGCTTGATGGCTGTTTCGGTGCTTGCTTGGCTGAGCGTGTCGGTCATGGGAAACCTCGAATGGATGCGGCCCTGAGTGGCCTGAACAAAACTGTTGCTGTCCATATAGGCGCGTGAAGCAGGCAGTTCAAAGAAATTCTGTTCAAGAATTTTGATGACTGCTGGCGAAGGCGCTAACATCGAAGGCATGGACATCCTGAAGCAGTTCGATAAGCCCTCTTACCGCGTGGGCTATGATTTTCTCGCCTTTTTCAGCGCTCGCCGCTGCCGCATTTCCCGCAACGCCGAGGGGATTGAGGTCGGACATCTTCCATCCAAAGGCATGCGGACCATAGGCGCGCAGATGCTTGAAGCGATTGGAAAACTCCCGCTGGCGCGATGAAAAGGCCTGCGCCTTTTCCATTGCCACCTGCTGCGGGTGAAGCGCCAGCATGACGGATGTCTCGATATCGCCGCCATGAATATCGATGGCCTTTTCCTCAGGAGTGATCAGCCCTTCCGGCAGGCCGAAGCGCGTCCAGCTGGTGGCGACGGCCAGCATGTCGAAGCGCACCCGCGCCTCGGTGGCCACAATGGTCATGAGCGGGGAATTGCCGCCATGGGCGTTCAGCATGATGAATTTTCGAACGCCCCGCTCATGCTGTCGTTTAGCGATATCCAGCCAGCGTTCGATTGCTTCGTTGAAGCCGAGCGTTTTCGTGCCCGTCACATCCATATGCTCGACGGAATAACCAACCGGCTCGACGGGCAGAAAGGTGACGGGGAGGGTCTCAGGCAACGCCTGTTTCAAACGTGCGACGATGCCTTGGGCAATCAGCGTATCCGTCTCGAAAGGCAGATGCGGGCCATGCTGTTCATGCGCGCCAAGAGGTAGAACGAGGATCCTTTCGGATGCATCGAATCCCGCTGTTATCTTTTCGTCGTCAAATTGCGTGTATGTGTTTGCCATCTGGCGATCCGCGCCTGTATTCGTTAGATGTTACAATATCATATAGTCGTTCGCGATCTGACATAAAGGCACGCGCTGAATGAGCAAGGACAAGCTGGCCAAAAAGGACAAGACGTCCAAGAAGAGCAAGACGCGCAAGAAGAAGGATTTGTCCTTCAGCCCGGAAGAGCTGGCGCAGTCCATCACCCAGGCCGCTCGCTCCATGCGCACTGCGCTCAGCCATAATCTCGCAACCAGCGGGCTCTACGCCGGGCAGGATGGTGTCATCCTCGCGCTTGCGCAGGAAGGCAGCATGACGCCGGGCCAGATCGCTCAGAAACTCGGCGTCAAGGCGCCCACCATGACGCGCACGATTGGCCGCATGGAAGCGCAGGGTTTCGTCGAGCGCAGTGCGGGCGATGGTGATGGCCGCTTGACGCTGGTCAAGCTGACTGAAGCGGGTGCGCAGAGCGTGGAGCACATCAACACATCGCTTGCCGCCTGCAGCGCGCGGGCGGTGGAAGGCCTGTCTTCGAAAGACGTTAAAAATGTCGTCAAACTCCTGCGCGCTATCGACGCAAATCTTCAAGCGTTTGAGTTAATCGATTAAATTTTTTATAGATCGATTTAAAGCTTCTTGAAACTCTTAAACCTGTTGCTTGTTTTGTTTAAATTGTTTAGCGCGATTTAAACGCCGCTGAATGCGGAGCGCATGGTCAGGAGGGGACAAGTGGCGCAAAAGATAAAGCTTTCCACCATTGCCGAAAGCCTTGGGCTTTCCACCGCAACGATTTCGCTGGCGTTGAGAGACAGCCCTCTTGTAGCGGGCGACACGCGCGAGAAGATCAAGGAACAGGCGCGCGCGCTTGGCTATATCTATAACCGTCGCGCAGCCAGCCTGCGCACATCGCGCTCGGGCATTGTCGGCGTCGTATTCCACGATGTGATGAACCCGTTCTACGGGGAAATTCTCAAAGCCATCGAGAGCGAGCTGGATCGCAGCCGCCAGACCTTCATTCTGTCCAACCACTACGATTCCGTCGAAAAGCAGCGCACATTTCTTGAGACCCTGCTTCAGCTCGGCAGCGATGGCGTCATCATGTCTCCTGCCATCGGCACGCCGACGGAAGACCTGAAGCTTGCGGAAGAAAACGGCATGCCTGCCATTCTGGTGGCCCGCTCCATGGATGGCGTCGATATGCCGACCTATCGCGGCGACGATAGCTACGGCATCTCGCTTGCCACCAACCACCTGATCAGCCTCGGTCACCGCACCATCGCCATGGTCGGCGGCACGGACCAGACATCGACGGGTCGTGACCGCTATCAGGGTTACGTCAACGCGCTTCGCAAGGCGGGTATCGAGGTCGACCCCAATCTGCGTATTCCCGGTGCGCGTTCCAAGCAGGGGGGCTTCGAGGCTGCGGTGAATTTTCTGTCGCTGCCACAAAAGCCGACAGCCGCCGTGTGCTGGAACGACCTCGTCGCTATCGGCCTGATGAATGGTATTTCCCGTGCGGGTTTCGTGCCGGGCAAGGATATTTCCGTTACAGGATACGACGATCTGGAGGAAGCTTCCATTGCCACACCGGCGCTGACCACCGTTTCCAACGGGCAGGCGGAGGTAGGGCGGCTCGCGGCACGCGCTCTGCTGGACCGTCTGGCAGGCAGCCACGAGCCGGATGGTATTCACCTGATCAAACCGGAAATGCGGATAAGACAGTCCACCGGCCCCTGCATTCCACGCCATTGAGTTTAGCCGAACCGAATAGGCTGGAAAGCGGGTTTCGGTTTTTGTGACGATGCGTTAGCTTGCCTCCGAACTCATAGGAGGAATTACCGCACATGTCCGATAACAAAGCCGTCGTTCTCGTTCCGGGGAAAATCCACCCACGCGTGCTGGAGCGCTTCGAAGGCAAGGTCGAGGTGGTTTGCGCACCTGCCGGTGCCACGCCTTCTATTTCTGCGGAAGTGGCGGAACGCATTCGTGCCGTGGCCGTTTCAGGCGGCTTGGATGCGGCGTGGATCGATGCACTGCCAAATCTGGAAGTCATCGCCAATTTCGGCGTCGGCTATGATAGCGTCGATGCAAAGCATGCGGCCTCTCGTGGAATCGTCGTCACCAACACGCCGGATGTGCTGAACGACGAGGTTGCGGATACGACGATTGCGCTGCTGATCAACACCGTTCGCAGGCTCCATCAGGCGGAAACCTATCTGCGTGACGGCAAGTGGGTGAAGGAGGGACCGTTCGCGCTCTCGCCCTTTTCGCTGCGCGGACGCACCGTTGGCCTGTTCGGCATGGGCCGGATCGGCCAGGAAATCGCCAAGCGGCTCGAGCCCTTCAAAGTCAAGATCGGTTACCACACGCGCAGTAAGCGCGATGAGCTTTCCTACACCTATTACTCCTCACTGACCGAGATGGCGAAGGCCGTCGATATCCTCATCTGCATCGTGCCCGGCACGCCGGAAACCCACAAGGCGATCAATGCCGAGGTGTTGGCCGCACTCGGCTCCAACGGCGTCTTCATCAATGTCGGGCGTGGCTCCAGCGTGGATGAAGATGCGCTGATCAAGGCCTTGCAGGACGGCACGCTCGGTGCCGCGGGCCTTGACGTGTTCTACGCCGAACTCAAGGTGCCGGAAGCTTTCCTCTCGCTCGACAACGTCTCCCTGCTACCGCACGTGGCCTCCGCCTCCGTGCCCACCCGAAACGCCATGGCTGATCTGGTGGCAGACAATGTTCTGGGTTGGCTTAGCGAGCGCAAGGTGCTGACACCGGTGTCGGAAACGCCGGTCAAGGGCTAGGAAGACTTGGCGGCGGCTAAAGAGCCTTCGCCGCCTTATACTCTCGCACCGCATTGCCAAATGCCTCGAAAAGCGCGCGGGATGGGGCGTCGGTTTGTGCCCAATATTCCGGGTGCCATTGAACGCCAATGGCAAAGCCTTTGGCATCGATGACGGAGACGGCTTCGATGGTGCCGTCTTCTGCAGTTGCTTCCACTTGAAGTCGGGGGGCGGTTTTGGCGATGGCTTGGCGGTGGAGTGAGTTGATCTGGATTTCGCCAGCCACACCAAGATGCTGCGCGATACAGGAGCCTTCTGCGATGCGGACGGGTTGACGGATGCGGAAGGCGTGATCGCGGTTTCCGTCTTCCGGTTTGCGGTGATCCCACACGCCCGGCTGCTCCTGAATTTCACTGGCAAGCGTGCCGCCCAGAGCCACATTCAATTCCTGAATGCCCCGGCAGATGGCCAGCATCGGGATGCTCCGATCAATCGCGCGGCGAATGAGAGGCAGGCTGGTGGCATCGCGACCGCTATCGTAAGGCCCGTCGCTCTCCTTGGCTTCCACACCATAAAGAGACGGATGGACATTGGTGGCCGAACCGGAAACCAGAAGCCCATCCACGCGATCCAGAATCGCATCCACATCATTGCCCTCCTCAAAGGCTGGCACGATGAAGGACATTACATCCGCAACCTTGAGCGCCGCAGCGAGATACTGCGTCTGCGCGGCGTGCCACTCGGCGCCATCCAGAATTCTGATATCTGCGGGGATGGCGATGATGGGCTTGGACATGATGGCTCCGAATTCTATGCCGCTTTGTAGCGCTCGGTTGGGAGGGCGCGATTATTGTCTCAACTTATGTGTGTCGCAGGTTAAAATCGAGTGCGATTTCTCCAAGGCAGCCAGTGAAACTTCGGCAGTGGCTGCGTCAAGCCTCATGGCGTTATTCGCCTAAAGTATAAGGCATGGAAGTAATATTACGGTTGCAAATAAATCTTGAAGCAGAGCGCTCCGAGATTTTTGCGAGCCTAAGCATTTGCGGCGATCTATTCGTGTCTCTGCCGCTTGTCAGTTGCATTACGTCATGCTTTTCTTGCGTGATCCCTTACCGGCCGAGGGGAATGAAACTGCTGGTAGGGCTTTGTATCTGGGAGGATATCATGGATCGGCGTTCGTTCATCAAAAAGGGTGCAGTTGCAGGTGCGGGTGCTGCCGCGGCAGGCGTTCTGGCTGCACCGGCAATCGCGCAGCAGAATACAAAAATCACGTGGCGACTGACCTCGTCATTTCCCAAGTCGCTCGACACGATTTTCGGTGGCGCGCAGGATATCGCCAGCCATGTGAATGCGGCGACAGACGGTAATTTCAACATCCAGATATTTGCGGCGGGCGAAATCGTTCCCGGCTTGCAGGCGGCGGATGCGGTGTCTTCCGGCACGGTCGAGATGTGCCACACATGCTCCTATTACTATGTCGGCAAGGACCCGACATTCGCCATCGGCACGGCCATCCCGTTCGGTCTCAATGCGCGCCTGACGAATTCGTGGTTCTATGAGGGCAACGGCAACAAGCTGCTGAATGAATTCTATGCCAAGCACAATCTCTACGGCATGATCTCCGGCAATACCGGCGTGCAGATGGGCGGCTGGTTCCGCAAGGAAATCAACACCGTCGATGACTTCAAGGGTGTGAAGATGCGCATTGCCGGTCTGGCCGGTAAGGTGGTGGAAAAGCTCGGCGTCGTGCCGCAGCAGATCGCGGGTGGTGATATTTACCCCGCTCTCGAGAAGGGCACCATCGATGCGGCTGAATGGGTCGGCCCCTATGACGACCACAAGCTCGGCTTCCAGAAAGTGGCGAAGTATTACTACTATCCGGCCTTCTGGGAAGGCGGTCCGGTCATCCATTCCTTCGTCAATCTGGACAAGTGGAACAACCTGCCGAAGAATTATCAGGCTGTCCTGCAAGATGCTTGCGCCTTTGCCAACACCAATATGATGGCGAAATACGACGCTAAGAACCCAACAGCAATCAAGCAGATCGTGGCAGAAGGCGCGACGTTGCGGCCCTTCAGTCAGGATATTCTGGATGCCTGCTACAAGGCGGCGCTGGAAGTCTATGCGGAAATTTCGGCTACGAACCCGGACTTCAAGAAGGTCTATAAGGATCAGGTCGCGTTCAAGCGTGAAGGCTATCTATGGATGCAGCTTGCTGAATATACGTTCGATACATTCATGATGATCCAGCAGCGTAACGGTAAGCTTTGATCTCATTGAGCTGAGTTGCACAACATGAAACCCGGATCGAAAGGTCCGGGTTTTTATTTTGCCTCAGCAGGTTGCCGCCGCTCGACAAATACAATCTCAACGATATGATCGCGAAAGTTGACGGCGAAGCAGAACACTTTGGAGACCAGCCGAAGTATCGGCGGAGACGGGCCCCGCCGACCTTGGCAACGGCCTTGCTGTTTCAACTGTGGAGGTGATGCAATGCGAAAACCGCTGAGCATTACGTTTATCGTAAGGAAAAGCCGGACAGGCTGGTCTGTGACTGTCCGGCTAACTTTCAAGCGCTAAATAAAGGGAAGGTAGGGCTGCAACCCTGCCTTCCACTTCACCAACATAATACGTTCCGTTAAACGTAACAAGTGTTTCCGCTTACGGGCCGATCTTCGGTGGCTCGCTAAGGTTCGGCATGCCCGGCAGGCCGTTGCCGCCTCCGGGTTGAGCGGGTGTGCCGTCCATGGGCGGCAGGCCGAAATTGGGCATGGTGTTGCCGCCGCCATTGCCGAATGCTGGGACCTCGATCTTGATCGTGTTGAGATCCACTGCCGGAGCCTTGTCCAGCCAGTAGGTGACGGATTCCGGCCAGAAGATGACGATGGCAACGAGGATCAGCTGCATTCCAAGCCACGGAATCGCGCCCATATAGATATCCGACGTCTTTACCGTTCTCGGTGCGATTGAGCGTAGATAAAACAGGGCAAAGCCGAAGGGTGGGTGCATGAAGCTGGTCTGCATGTTGATGCAGATCAGAACTCCGAACCAGATAAGGTCGATGCCGAGCGATTGGGCAATCGGCGCCAGCATCGGGATGACGATGAAGGCGATTTCGAAGAAATCGAGGAAGAAGGCCAGAAAGAAGATGAAGATGTTGACGAAGATCAGGAAGCCGATGGGGCCGCCTGGAATTCCCGACAGCATATGCTCGATCCACAGCGAGCCATCCATGCCCTGAAAGACGAGGCTGAAGCAGGTTGCACCGACGAGAATGAACACCACCATCGACGTGATGTGCATGGTGGAATGCATGCCCTGCTTTACGAGATCCCATGTCAGACGGCGGTGTGCGGCCGCAAGCGCCATTGCACCGACGACGCCAAGCGCACCTGCTTCCGTGGGTGTTGCAAGGCCAAGGAAGATCGTGCCGAGGACGAGGAAGATGAGGACGATGGATGGCACCATGCCTGCCAGCACCTTGAACACCAGCGCCCGGTTCAGCTCTCCGCGTGCTTCCGGCGGAAGGGCCGGAACATCCTTGGGCCTGAAGACGGACAGGAACAGGATGAACAGCATGAAGATCGCGACTTGCAAGAAGGACGGACCGATGGCGCCGAGATACATATCGCCAACGGAACGGCCCAGCTGGTCTGCCAGAACGATGAGGACGAGGGATGGTGGAATGACCTGCGTGATGGTACCTGAAGCCGCGATGACACCTGTCGCAAGCCTTGGGTTGTAGCCGTATTTCAGCATGATTGGCAGCGAGATGACGCCCATGGTGATGACGGAAGCGGCAACGGTGCCGGTAATCGCACCGAGGATCGCGCCGACGAGGATGACCGCATAGGCCAGGCCGCCGGGAATGGCACCGAACAGTTTGCCTGTTCCTTCCAGCAGGTCTTCGGCAAGGCCGCATCGCTCCAGAATGGCCCCCATGAAGGTGAAGAAGGGAATGGCCAGCAGCAGATCGTTGGAAATGATGCCGAAGATGCGTAGCGGCAGCGCCTGCAGGAAAGCGGGCGAAAAATGCTCTGTGAAGATGCCGATGATGCCGAACAGAAGCCCGACCGTGGCGAGAGAAAAGGCGACCGGAAAGCCGTAGAGCATGAAGATGATCATGCCCAGGAACATCATCGGCGGCAAAATACCATATTCGAACATGGGAATATCCTTGAATGAGCGCCGATGTTACTGGAGCGGTTTTTCGTATTTGGTGTCGAGCTGATAGAGCCCGTTCAGCGCAGCGATACGCTTCACCAGTTCGGATATTCCCTGCAGGACGAGGAGGGCGAAGCCCGCAAAGATGATGAGCTTGACCGGCCAGCGGATGAGGCCGCCTGCATTGGAGGAGATTTCGTTTTGCACCCAGGACAGGTGGAACATGGGCCAGCTCAGCCAGGCCAGATAGAAGCAGCCCGGCAGAAGGAAAAGCACGATGCCAATGATATCCACCCAGATGCGCGTGCGCGGCGCAATGGCGCCATAGATGATATCGACGCGCACATGCTCGTTCATGCGAAGCGTGTAAGACGCGCCGATGAGAACGATGAAGGCGAACATGTACCACTGGATTTCCAGCCAGCCATTGGAGCTGTAGTTGAAGACGTAGCGGACGATGGCGTTACCTGCGCTGACGAGGCAGCAGATCAGGACGAGATATCCTGAAAATCTGCCCATCGCTTCGCTGAGCGCATCTATGGCGCGGCTGAGTTTTAAAAGCGCTTGCATTCTCTTCCCCTCTTTGTCCCTTTGCGGGTTCGTGGAAAGGATGCTGTCACTGCGGAAGCCC
This window contains:
- a CDS encoding CobW family GTP-binding protein codes for the protein MTDTLSQASTETAIKPIPVTVLTGYLGAGKTTLLNRILSENHGKKYAVIVNEFGEIGIDNDLIVESDEEIYEMNNGCVCCTVRGDLIRVVEGLMRRPGRFDGIIVETTGLADPVPVAQTFFMDDDVRAKTELDAVVALVDAKHLPLRLKDSREAEDQIAFADVVVINKSDLVTPEELARIEDIVRAINPSARIYKTERSGVDLARVLDQGAFNLERALENDPHFLEHGHEDHVCGPDCDHHHHDHDHHRHHHHDHDHDHHHRDHGHDHHHHAPSPIHDVTVQSVSLRGGEMNPERFFPWIQKVTQTDGPNILRLKGIIAFKGDAERYVVQGVHMIIEGDHQRPWKEDEKRESRLVFIGRELDREKLENSFKACLATA
- a CDS encoding creatininase family protein — its product is MANTYTQFDDEKITAGFDASERILVLPLGAHEQHGPHLPFETDTLIAQGIVARLKQALPETLPVTFLPVEPVGYSVEHMDVTGTKTLGFNEAIERWLDIAKRQHERGVRKFIMLNAHGGNSPLMTIVATEARVRFDMLAVATSWTRFGLPEGLITPEEKAIDIHGGDIETSVMLALHPQQVAMEKAQAFSSRQREFSNRFKHLRAYGPHAFGWKMSDLNPLGVAGNAAAASAEKGEKIIAHAVRGLIELLQDVHAFDVSAFASSHQNS
- a CDS encoding MarR family winged helix-turn-helix transcriptional regulator, whose amino-acid sequence is MSKDKLAKKDKTSKKSKTRKKKDLSFSPEELAQSITQAARSMRTALSHNLATSGLYAGQDGVILALAQEGSMTPGQIAQKLGVKAPTMTRTIGRMEAQGFVERSAGDGDGRLTLVKLTEAGAQSVEHINTSLAACSARAVEGLSSKDVKNVVKLLRAIDANLQAFELID
- a CDS encoding LacI family DNA-binding transcriptional regulator, with translation MAQKIKLSTIAESLGLSTATISLALRDSPLVAGDTREKIKEQARALGYIYNRRAASLRTSRSGIVGVVFHDVMNPFYGEILKAIESELDRSRQTFILSNHYDSVEKQRTFLETLLQLGSDGVIMSPAIGTPTEDLKLAEENGMPAILVARSMDGVDMPTYRGDDSYGISLATNHLISLGHRTIAMVGGTDQTSTGRDRYQGYVNALRKAGIEVDPNLRIPGARSKQGGFEAAVNFLSLPQKPTAAVCWNDLVAIGLMNGISRAGFVPGKDISVTGYDDLEEASIATPALTTVSNGQAEVGRLAARALLDRLAGSHEPDGIHLIKPEMRIRQSTGPCIPRH
- a CDS encoding 2-hydroxyacid dehydrogenase, which gives rise to MSDNKAVVLVPGKIHPRVLERFEGKVEVVCAPAGATPSISAEVAERIRAVAVSGGLDAAWIDALPNLEVIANFGVGYDSVDAKHAASRGIVVTNTPDVLNDEVADTTIALLINTVRRLHQAETYLRDGKWVKEGPFALSPFSLRGRTVGLFGMGRIGQEIAKRLEPFKVKIGYHTRSKRDELSYTYYSSLTEMAKAVDILICIVPGTPETHKAINAEVLAALGSNGVFINVGRGSSVDEDALIKALQDGTLGAAGLDVFYAELKVPEAFLSLDNVSLLPHVASASVPTRNAMADLVADNVLGWLSERKVLTPVSETPVKG
- a CDS encoding gamma-glutamyl-gamma-aminobutyrate hydrolase family protein, which gives rise to MSKPIIAIPADIRILDGAEWHAAQTQYLAAALKVADVMSFIVPAFEEGNDVDAILDRVDGLLVSGSATNVHPSLYGVEAKESDGPYDSGRDATSLPLIRRAIDRSIPMLAICRGIQELNVALGGTLASEIQEQPGVWDHRKPEDGNRDHAFRIRQPVRIAEGSCIAQHLGVAGEIQINSLHRQAIAKTAPRLQVEATAEDGTIEAVSVIDAKGFAIGVQWHPEYWAQTDAPSRALFEAFGNAVREYKAAKAL
- a CDS encoding TRAP transporter substrate-binding protein, with the translated sequence MDRRSFIKKGAVAGAGAAAAGVLAAPAIAQQNTKITWRLTSSFPKSLDTIFGGAQDIASHVNAATDGNFNIQIFAAGEIVPGLQAADAVSSGTVEMCHTCSYYYVGKDPTFAIGTAIPFGLNARLTNSWFYEGNGNKLLNEFYAKHNLYGMISGNTGVQMGGWFRKEINTVDDFKGVKMRIAGLAGKVVEKLGVVPQQIAGGDIYPALEKGTIDAAEWVGPYDDHKLGFQKVAKYYYYPAFWEGGPVIHSFVNLDKWNNLPKNYQAVLQDACAFANTNMMAKYDAKNPTAIKQIVAEGATLRPFSQDILDACYKAALEVYAEISATNPDFKKVYKDQVAFKREGYLWMQLAEYTFDTFMMIQQRNGKL
- a CDS encoding TRAP transporter large permease, with protein sequence MFEYGILPPMMFLGMIIFMLYGFPVAFSLATVGLLFGIIGIFTEHFSPAFLQALPLRIFGIISNDLLLAIPFFTFMGAILERCGLAEDLLEGTGKLFGAIPGGLAYAVILVGAILGAITGTVAASVITMGVISLPIMLKYGYNPRLATGVIAASGTITQVIPPSLVLIVLADQLGRSVGDMYLGAIGPSFLQVAIFMLFILFLSVFRPKDVPALPPEARGELNRALVFKVLAGMVPSIVLIFLVLGTIFLGLATPTEAGALGVVGAMALAAAHRRLTWDLVKQGMHSTMHITSMVVFILVGATCFSLVFQGMDGSLWIEHMLSGIPGGPIGFLIFVNIFIFFLAFFLDFFEIAFIVIPMLAPIAQSLGIDLIWFGVLICINMQTSFMHPPFGFALFYLRSIAPRTVKTSDIYMGAIPWLGMQLILVAIVIFWPESVTYWLDKAPAVDLNTIKIEVPAFGNGGGNTMPNFGLPPMDGTPAQPGGGNGLPGMPNLSEPPKIGP
- a CDS encoding TRAP transporter small permease subunit, translating into MQALLKLSRAIDALSEAMGRFSGYLVLICCLVSAGNAIVRYVFNYSSNGWLEIQWYMFAFIVLIGASYTLRMNEHVRVDIIYGAIAPRTRIWVDIIGIVLFLLPGCFYLAWLSWPMFHLSWVQNEISSNAGGLIRWPVKLIIFAGFALLVLQGISELVKRIAALNGLYQLDTKYEKPLQ